Proteins from a genomic interval of Diceros bicornis minor isolate mBicDic1 chromosome 34, mDicBic1.mat.cur, whole genome shotgun sequence:
- the VSTM1 gene encoding V-set and transmembrane domain-containing protein 1 → MIIEFLSLLCLGLCLGHEDEKKNEKLPKPFLIALHRTVVERSTNVTLKCQSPFQNVTFLLGKSQDPRYKQEQIATGNETKFLLTDLEPRDAGTYFCSYKTTASHEWSEKSEHLQLMVTDNHTGHGASSIKTDTSVIAVTTFSCLSIFLLFLSVLFIYRCTRHGSSHEEPTKRTSNSEFPVQEATDLSKLERISILTEDPQGVTYAELNTKTPSEAASVPTEDPLGSCEYATLKV, encoded by the exons GGCTTTGTCTGGGCCATgaagatgagaaaaagaatg AGAAGCTTCCCAAACCCTTCCTCATCGCCTTGCACAGAACAGTGGTTGAACGCAGTACTAATGTGACCCTGAAGTGCCAGTCTCCCTTCCAGAATGTGACATTCTTGCTGGGGAAATCACAGGATCCTAGGTACAAGCAGGAGCAGATAGCAACAGGAAATGAGACTAAATTCCTCCTCACTGACCTGGAGCCTAGGGATGCTGGAACTTACTTTTGTTCCTACAAAACAACAGCCTCCCATGAGTGGTCAGAGAAGAGTGAACACCTGCAGCTGATGGTCACAG ACAACCACACTGGACATGGAGCTTCTTCAAtaaaaacag ACACCAGTGTCATCGCTGTCACCACCTTCAGCTGCCTTtccatctttctccttttcctctcagTCCTCTTCATCTACAGATGCACTCGGCATG GCTCATCACATGAAGAACCCACCAAGAG AACCAGCAATTCCGAATTTCCCGTGCAGGAGGCTACAG ATTTATCCAAGCTGGAAAGGATATCTATCTTG accGAAGACCCCCAAGGAGTGACCTATGCCGAGCTAAACACCAAGACACCATCTGAAGCAGCTTCTGTCCCTACTGAGGATCCCCTAGGATCTTGTGAATATGCGACACTGAAGGTTTAG